From a region of the Agrobacterium tumefaciens genome:
- a CDS encoding DNA-binding domain-containing protein, with amino-acid sequence MFALFQRKRPVQADTVSPATATKGKGLTRPESAAVLLATSRRQKLLEHIWQRTSLSRQQFAALYLAPLERYAELVQQFPASESHHHAYPGGLLDHGLEIVAYALKLRQSHLLPAGTTPEDQAAQAEAWTAATAYAALLHDIGKIAVDLHVEMSDGSVWHPWHGPLQHPYRFRYRKEREYRLHSAASGLLFNRLLDRDILDWLSGYRELWAALLYVLAGQYEYAGVLGELVTQADRASVAQELGGDPAKAMAAPKHALQRKLLEGLRYLLKEELKLNQPQASDGWLTQDALWLVSKTVSDKLRAHLLSQGIEGIPANNTAVFNILQDHGMLQATPDDKAIWKAVVTSEAGWTHTFTLLRLAPALIWEDSERPPAFQGTVEVVQEEDASAAASPATSTTAEQPSTTSETPTPAISPLAPAAQAVGNDGVDALLDLLGTPDIEVPSTTASPNEPIETGIGQDQEPELPAPVAPSAAAVKNETQARPSGEHFIAWLHQHINTRKLIINDAKALVHTVADTVYLVSPGLFQRYAQEHPKTAFLAKQENVADWQWIQKAFEKLQLHRRQDTGLNIWTCEVTGPRKSRRLHGYLLADPTRLFDEVPPNNPYLTLATTTSSPASGEY; translated from the coding sequence ATGTTCGCACTGTTCCAACGAAAACGACCCGTGCAGGCCGATACCGTATCGCCTGCTACTGCAACAAAAGGCAAAGGGCTGACGCGGCCGGAATCGGCCGCGGTTCTGTTAGCGACCTCTCGGCGCCAGAAGTTGCTGGAACACATCTGGCAGCGGACATCACTCTCGCGCCAGCAGTTCGCGGCGCTATACCTTGCTCCACTGGAACGGTACGCCGAGCTGGTCCAGCAGTTCCCAGCATCGGAATCGCATCACCACGCCTATCCAGGGGGCCTGCTCGATCACGGGCTTGAGATCGTCGCCTATGCGCTCAAGCTACGGCAGTCGCACCTTCTTCCGGCAGGAACGACACCCGAGGACCAGGCCGCACAAGCCGAAGCCTGGACGGCTGCAACGGCCTATGCCGCGCTGCTCCATGATATTGGCAAGATCGCCGTCGATCTGCATGTCGAGATGAGCGATGGCAGCGTGTGGCACCCCTGGCACGGGCCGTTGCAGCATCCGTACCGTTTTCGCTATCGCAAGGAACGCGAATACCGCCTGCACAGTGCAGCGAGCGGACTGCTCTTCAACCGATTGCTCGATCGCGACATCCTCGACTGGCTCAGTGGCTACCGTGAACTATGGGCCGCGCTGCTTTACGTGCTGGCCGGACAGTACGAGTACGCCGGCGTGCTGGGCGAGCTGGTCACGCAAGCCGACCGCGCCTCAGTCGCCCAGGAACTGGGCGGTGATCCCGCCAAGGCAATGGCCGCGCCGAAGCACGCTTTACAGCGCAAATTGCTGGAGGGGCTTCGCTATCTGCTCAAGGAAGAGCTGAAGCTGAACCAGCCGCAGGCATCGGATGGCTGGCTGACACAGGATGCCTTGTGGCTCGTATCCAAGACGGTCTCGGACAAGCTGCGCGCGCATTTGCTATCGCAGGGCATCGAGGGGATTCCGGCCAACAACACGGCCGTCTTCAACATCCTGCAAGACCACGGCATGCTGCAGGCCACACCTGACGACAAAGCCATCTGGAAAGCGGTCGTCACCAGCGAGGCAGGCTGGACGCACACGTTCACGCTGCTTCGGCTCGCACCGGCGCTGATATGGGAAGACAGCGAGCGTCCGCCGGCGTTTCAGGGAACTGTGGAGGTGGTTCAGGAAGAGGACGCATCGGCAGCAGCATCCCCCGCTACATCGACCACCGCTGAGCAGCCTTCTACTACCAGCGAGACGCCCACTCCCGCGATCTCCCCGCTTGCGCCTGCTGCACAAGCGGTCGGCAATGATGGCGTAGATGCCTTGCTCGATTTGCTCGGAACGCCGGACATCGAGGTGCCGTCAACCACAGCATCTCCGAACGAACCAATCGAGACAGGAATCGGGCAGGATCAGGAGCCTGAGCTGCCAGCGCCTGTTGCTCCCTCAGCCGCCGCGGTGAAAAACGAAACTCAGGCGCGTCCATCCGGCGAACACTTCATCGCGTGGTTGCATCAGCATATCAACACCCGCAAGCTGATTATCAACGACGCTAAAGCCCTGGTGCATACGGTGGCCGATACGGTGTATCTGGTCAGTCCTGGATTGTTTCAACGCTACGCGCAAGAGCATCCAAAAACTGCATTTCTGGCAAAACAGGAAAATGTCGCGGATTGGCAGTGGATTCAGAAAGCGTTCGAGAAACTGCAGCTGCATCGTAGGCAGGATACCGGCCTGAATATCTGGACCTGCGAGGTCACCGGGCCACGGAAATCACGGCGGCTGCATGGCTATCTGTTGGCTGATCCCACACGCCTTTTCGATGAGGTCCCACCCAACAATCCATATTTGACTTTAGCAACGACCACATCATCACCGGCATCAGGCGAATACTGA
- a CDS encoding nucleoid-structuring protein H-NS: MNSVKILDVTLRDGGYRNNFNFTKDYACKAISRLADIGVQYCEIGYCNGSFVRKPEHGLTSSVSVDYLRAVSTSSGQNLSLAVMVHPRNVGPSDFEMLHEEGVSMIRVCLKREQLNEGLATIRLAKSLGFLVSANVTHITAQTVSAVIDTSLQAEGAGADLVCFADSNGNMIPTDVERLIGRVFNRVIVPIGFHAHNNLSLALANAIAAMEAGAEYIDTSICGMGKGAGNLHLAMLIAYLDRAGIKHQYDLVKAIELSLLTSQQVPDSDISAPLLDIMMGAYNFSYDVGKRLQETLSNFQLASEFHALQVMHQQDQVARLAPRAVGSTATMPHVRHSM, translated from the coding sequence ATGAATTCCGTCAAAATCTTAGATGTTACTTTGCGCGATGGCGGGTACAGGAACAATTTCAACTTCACAAAGGATTATGCATGTAAGGCAATCTCGCGATTGGCTGATATAGGAGTGCAATACTGCGAGATAGGCTATTGCAACGGCTCCTTCGTACGCAAACCAGAGCATGGATTAACCAGCTCAGTGAGTGTCGATTATCTGCGCGCTGTATCAACATCATCAGGACAGAATTTAAGCCTCGCTGTCATGGTTCATCCAAGAAACGTCGGGCCATCCGATTTCGAAATGCTTCACGAAGAAGGCGTTTCAATGATCAGGGTCTGCCTGAAACGAGAACAGCTTAACGAGGGTCTCGCCACGATTAGACTGGCGAAATCTTTGGGATTTCTGGTCAGCGCCAATGTCACTCACATAACCGCCCAGACAGTCAGTGCCGTGATTGATACATCGCTCCAAGCTGAAGGTGCAGGCGCGGATCTCGTCTGCTTCGCTGATTCCAATGGGAATATGATACCCACTGACGTCGAACGCCTAATCGGACGCGTCTTCAACCGTGTGATCGTGCCCATAGGTTTTCATGCCCATAACAACCTATCGTTGGCACTAGCCAATGCAATAGCCGCCATGGAGGCGGGCGCTGAATATATCGATACGTCTATCTGCGGCATGGGAAAAGGTGCCGGCAATTTACATCTAGCGATGTTGATTGCCTACCTTGACCGTGCGGGCATCAAGCATCAATACGATCTCGTCAAAGCAATTGAACTGTCACTTCTAACGTCGCAACAAGTACCAGATAGCGATATTTCGGCACCGTTACTGGACATCATGATGGGCGCGTACAACTTTTCTTACGACGTAGGAAAGCGCCTGCAGGAAACACTTTCCAATTTCCAACTTGCTTCGGAGTTCCACGCTCTTCAGGTGATGCACCAACAAGATCAAGTCGCCAGGTTAGCTCCCCGAGCGGTCGGTTCGACAGCAACCATGCCTCACGTTCGGCATTCAATGTGA
- a CDS encoding isocitrate/isopropylmalate dehydrogenase family protein has translation MTGPHETGKRKRICVLPGDGIGADVMEQTLPIIDALEVPLDLEFGRIGWKCWEEEGEPVPRATWDAIQRCDTTLLGAITSKPLREAEAALPPSLRGIGHKFTSPVIQLRQRLDLYANVRPIVDILGNSSFKFTVIRENTEGLYSGLDFGCIPAEFEPLLQKREAEGAPWVREGSNDAVMSVRLQTRRGLLRLFRFAFTYAHENNFHLVTFADKPNVLRYSSAFARELLEQVADEFPALSYSVDNIDAVALWMVRRPERFGVIVAENMFGDILSDLGAGVMGGLGLAPSANIGEYKSYFEPVHGSAPSYAGLDKANPSAMFLTLALMLDYLGFRESAQIISQAVRIVATSDIRTYDLNGQHGMRAVAEEIILTASTFHSSKNLPGDVINV, from the coding sequence ATGACAGGACCTCATGAAACAGGAAAAAGAAAACGTATTTGCGTATTGCCTGGTGACGGCATCGGCGCGGACGTCATGGAACAGACACTCCCCATTATTGATGCACTTGAAGTACCGCTGGATCTTGAGTTTGGTCGAATTGGCTGGAAATGCTGGGAAGAAGAAGGCGAGCCAGTGCCGCGAGCAACTTGGGATGCCATTCAACGATGCGATACGACTTTGCTCGGCGCGATCACAAGCAAGCCGCTGCGTGAGGCAGAGGCCGCACTTCCACCGTCACTACGGGGCATCGGACATAAATTTACTTCGCCTGTGATTCAGTTACGGCAGCGGTTGGATCTCTATGCGAATGTCAGGCCAATCGTAGACATATTGGGCAATAGCAGTTTCAAATTCACAGTTATTCGTGAAAACACCGAGGGCCTTTATTCAGGGCTGGACTTTGGGTGTATACCTGCCGAATTCGAACCACTACTACAAAAGCGTGAAGCAGAGGGCGCGCCTTGGGTGCGTGAGGGATCAAACGATGCCGTTATGTCGGTTCGCTTGCAAACTCGGAGAGGCCTTTTGCGGTTGTTCCGGTTCGCGTTCACCTACGCCCATGAAAACAACTTCCATCTTGTAACATTCGCCGACAAACCAAATGTCCTTAGATACAGCAGCGCTTTTGCCCGAGAGCTCCTTGAGCAGGTAGCGGATGAGTTTCCCGCGTTGAGCTATAGCGTTGACAATATCGATGCTGTTGCATTGTGGATGGTTCGACGCCCCGAGCGGTTTGGTGTAATCGTGGCTGAGAACATGTTCGGTGACATTTTATCCGATCTTGGGGCCGGTGTAATGGGCGGCCTTGGTCTCGCGCCGAGCGCCAACATAGGCGAATACAAGTCTTATTTCGAGCCTGTGCATGGTAGTGCGCCGTCCTATGCCGGATTAGACAAGGCGAACCCCAGTGCAATGTTCCTGACCCTAGCTCTAATGCTTGACTACCTGGGCTTCAGAGAAAGCGCACAGATAATTTCGCAAGCCGTACGAATTGTGGCTACGTCGGATATACGTACTTATGACCTCAATGGTCAGCACGGTATGAGAGCTGTCGCCGAAGAAATAATACTTACGGCTAGCACATTTCACTCATCAAAAAATCTGCCGGGGGACGTTATAAATGTCTGA
- a CDS encoding RraA family protein, with amino-acid sequence MSEHDKEILAQLENLDTPALSDALDSLGINGGLLGITQQVQGTRCSGFAFTVQYEPVIDNIGFKNAANYIDQVPENSIIVSANNGRMDCTVWGDIMTHVATIKGIRGTVIDGVARDFDTLSQLHYPLFSRGRFMQSAKNRTQMQAVQVPLQISGVTVNPGDAIVCDSNGCLVIPYDKLSEVIRRAAAVEKTERGIIDSVNAGLPLIDARLKHRYDQPWLSSDEKADVPEQFHKGRHHE; translated from the coding sequence ATGTCTGAACACGACAAAGAAATTCTTGCTCAACTAGAAAATTTGGATACGCCGGCACTTTCCGATGCCCTTGATAGCCTTGGAATAAATGGTGGCCTACTTGGTATCACGCAACAAGTACAAGGCACGCGCTGCTCGGGGTTCGCTTTTACCGTGCAGTACGAGCCAGTAATAGACAATATTGGGTTCAAAAACGCTGCGAACTACATTGATCAAGTGCCGGAAAATTCGATTATTGTATCGGCCAATAACGGCCGGATGGATTGCACAGTGTGGGGAGACATCATGACCCATGTTGCAACAATCAAGGGCATTAGAGGAACTGTTATCGATGGCGTAGCCCGCGACTTTGATACCCTATCCCAGCTTCATTATCCCTTATTCAGTAGGGGGCGATTTATGCAGTCAGCAAAAAATCGAACTCAAATGCAGGCTGTTCAGGTTCCGCTCCAAATATCTGGCGTAACGGTAAATCCCGGAGATGCGATTGTCTGTGACTCTAATGGCTGCTTAGTCATTCCGTACGACAAACTCTCCGAAGTGATACGGCGAGCAGCAGCGGTTGAAAAAACCGAGCGCGGCATAATCGACAGCGTAAATGCTGGGCTTCCCCTTATAGACGCCCGCCTCAAGCATCGCTATGATCAACCCTGGCTCTCCTCTGATGAAAAGGCAGACGTTCCCGAGCAATTTCACAAGGGGCGGCACCATGAATAG
- a CDS encoding flavin reductase — protein sequence MNSSGSLAYSQREDVVKNFKKAMRRLTSTVTIIATRDEQRSYGMIATAVISVSAAPPAILVCINHTASLYQPCIASGRFTVNLLTDRHTDLVGTFSGDVKGSARFQCGRWLFDRGLPYLEDAQASLFCTVENRIPYGTHDILIARVDEALAVDDISPLLWQDGHPAISISIDAQS from the coding sequence ATGAATAGCTCCGGCAGCTTGGCGTATAGTCAACGTGAAGACGTGGTGAAAAACTTTAAAAAGGCCATGCGCCGTCTCACAAGCACTGTGACAATCATCGCGACACGAGATGAACAACGGTCTTATGGAATGATTGCTACAGCAGTTATTTCCGTCAGCGCAGCTCCCCCGGCTATTCTCGTGTGCATAAATCATACGGCAAGCCTATACCAACCTTGTATAGCATCGGGACGGTTCACCGTGAACCTACTCACCGATCGACACACAGACTTGGTTGGCACATTTTCTGGGGATGTCAAAGGCAGCGCGAGATTTCAATGTGGCCGCTGGCTTTTCGACCGTGGCCTTCCTTATCTTGAGGACGCACAGGCCTCTCTGTTCTGCACCGTCGAAAACCGTATCCCATACGGAACGCACGACATATTAATCGCACGAGTCGATGAGGCTCTTGCCGTCGATGATATATCCCCTCTGCTTTGGCAGGATGGTCATCCCGCAATATCGATATCAATTGACGCTCAAAGTTAA
- a CDS encoding antibiotic biosynthesis monooxygenase encodes MTNAHAFDNNSVSDQNAIYLVNVVHVNEGHQDLAIDILKKTVEYVAKKYPAFKWSRLMKSTDGKTVINQAQWTSKDQFDSLFNDDQFLALYSRLKETGTWEYHLYNVSEYITP; translated from the coding sequence ATGACTAATGCACACGCTTTCGACAACAATTCCGTCTCCGATCAAAATGCAATTTACCTCGTAAATGTGGTTCATGTTAACGAGGGACATCAAGATTTAGCTATCGATATACTCAAGAAAACGGTCGAGTACGTCGCGAAGAAATATCCTGCCTTTAAGTGGAGCAGGCTTATGAAGAGCACAGATGGAAAAACCGTCATCAACCAAGCGCAGTGGACAAGCAAAGATCAATTTGATTCATTATTCAACGACGATCAATTCCTAGCCCTTTATTCCAGATTAAAAGAAACTGGAACGTGGGAATACCATTTATACAACGTCTCTGAATATATCACGCCGTAA
- a CDS encoding nitronate monooxygenase: protein MRTLTTPLTKLLNIKHPLVLAPMGGVSGARLASAVSNAGGLGLIGASYGEANWMRTELAAMRDVAAPWGVGLVMFTVSEKMELLHLALDHGPDVVALSFGDTTPFIRPIRDSGAKILVQVHDVDQAVAALDAGADALIVQGAEAGGHSLRRSSFPLFPAVRDAVGEEPVLIATGGIADGRGVAAALALGMDGAMMGTRFYACDEALPSLQVKQRVVDAVASETVRTRIFDDIRGISWPSRYSGRAIANDFTARWIGNEAEMLAAGDTVQQDYMKAVETDDISVRAIWAGEIVDVVRDVRSANEIVESTVTEAVKILRRMPQIING from the coding sequence ATGCGCACACTCACAACACCACTAACAAAATTGCTAAATATCAAACACCCACTTGTTCTTGCCCCAATGGGTGGAGTTTCAGGTGCCAGACTGGCCAGCGCTGTTAGCAACGCAGGAGGTTTGGGGCTCATTGGTGCAAGTTACGGCGAAGCCAATTGGATGCGGACCGAGCTTGCTGCAATGCGCGATGTAGCTGCCCCCTGGGGCGTTGGGTTGGTGATGTTTACAGTCTCCGAGAAGATGGAGCTGTTGCATCTAGCTCTAGACCACGGGCCTGATGTAGTGGCGCTATCGTTTGGCGATACCACCCCCTTCATTCGCCCCATCCGAGACAGCGGCGCCAAAATCTTGGTCCAGGTTCACGATGTTGACCAGGCGGTGGCTGCACTTGACGCCGGGGCGGATGCACTGATCGTGCAAGGAGCCGAAGCTGGTGGGCATAGCTTGCGCCGATCTTCCTTTCCGCTGTTTCCTGCTGTGCGGGACGCTGTTGGTGAGGAACCTGTCTTGATCGCGACAGGCGGTATTGCAGATGGGAGGGGGGTCGCGGCCGCCCTTGCTTTGGGTATGGACGGTGCCATGATGGGGACCCGCTTCTATGCTTGTGACGAAGCTCTTCCGTCTTTGCAGGTCAAACAGCGCGTTGTTGACGCCGTAGCCAGTGAGACTGTTCGCACAAGAATTTTCGACGACATTCGCGGCATAAGCTGGCCATCGAGATACAGCGGTCGAGCGATTGCAAATGACTTTACAGCGCGGTGGATAGGCAATGAAGCGGAAATGTTGGCCGCCGGAGATACGGTTCAGCAGGACTATATGAAGGCGGTAGAGACAGACGACATATCAGTACGAGCCATATGGGCTGGTGAAATAGTAGATGTGGTGCGAGACGTACGTAGCGCCAATGAAATTGTGGAATCAACGGTGACGGAGGCAGTGAAAATCCTGCGACGTATGCCTCAGATTATCAACGGCTGA